From a single Nocardioides sp. dk884 genomic region:
- a CDS encoding PaaI family thioesterase, producing MSAESHQSTVPSVEDYIASMPHGMGALNEKMGIELLELSAERVVATMPVEGNTQPYGLLHGGASVVLAESLGSIGAGLHGYPDRAPVGVDINATHHRSATSGVITGTATAIHLGRTSASYDVVLTDERGKRVCTSRITCALVPLDRVGLGTARQS from the coding sequence ATGAGCGCCGAGAGCCACCAGAGCACCGTCCCGAGCGTCGAGGACTACATCGCGAGCATGCCCCACGGCATGGGCGCCCTGAACGAGAAGATGGGCATCGAGCTCCTCGAGCTCTCCGCAGAGCGCGTCGTGGCGACGATGCCGGTCGAGGGCAACACCCAGCCCTACGGCCTGCTGCACGGCGGCGCCTCGGTGGTGCTCGCCGAGAGCCTCGGCTCCATCGGCGCGGGCCTGCACGGCTACCCCGACCGGGCGCCGGTCGGCGTGGACATCAACGCCACCCACCACCGCTCGGCGACCAGCGGCGTGATCACCGGTACGGCGACCGCCATCCACCTCGGGCGCACCTCGGCGTCCTACGACGTGGTGCTCACCGACGAGCGCGGCAAGCGGGTCTGCACCTCGCGGATCACCTGCGCGCTGGTCCCCCTGGACCGCGTCGGCCTGGGCACCGCACGCCAGTCCTAG
- the polA gene encoding DNA polymerase I, which yields MPEPITPRLLLLDGHSLAYRAFFALPVENFSTTTGQHTNAVYGFTSMLINVLRDEQPTHVGVAFDVSRQTFRLAEYAEYKAKRAKTPSEFGSQLPLIEEVLAALRIPFLKKDGYEADDIIATLTTQALAEGMEVLILTGDRDALQLVTDRSTVLYPMRGVSDLARMTPAAVEAKYGVPPQRYPELAAIVGETSDNLPGVPGVGQGFAAKWINTYDGLDNVITHADKITGKKGEALRAHLGDVIRNRHLNALVRDLELDLGPADLALRPWDRHEVHTLFDGLEFRVLRDRLFETLSSEEEIDEAGFEVAMSRPGAGEVGAWLAEHASSGARVGVEVQGRWGAGTGDVDSIALATPDGAAWFAVADLDTADTSALAGWLADAAQPKVLHDAKGPMQALAAFGMPLAGLARDTAISAYLARPDQRSYDLADLTVRYLKRELRQGSADEGQLSLDGLDDGSAGELEMLRASAVLDLAAALDEDLEERGGTRLLEDIELPLVHLLGAMERTGIAVDADHLEALQEHFGEEVRRAADEAYAVIGKEINLGSPKQLQVVLFDELGMPKTKRTKTGYTTDADALQSLYVKTEHPFLLHLLRHRDVIRLRQTIEGLLKTVAPDGRIHTTFNQTIAATGRLSSTEPNLQNIPVRTEEGRRIREGFVVGEGYESLMTADYSQIEMRIMAHLSGDELLIEAFRSGQDFHSMTAARVFGVPADEVSPEQRAKIKAMNYGLAYGLSAFGLSQQLGIEPAEARGLMEEYFLTFGGIRDYLGGVVDEARRTGFTETIKGRRRYLPDLTSDNRQRREMAERMALNAPIQGSAADLIKIAMLEVDAAIAEAGLRSRLLLQVHDELVLEVAPGECEELEALVRRHMGAAADLSVPLDVSVGTGRSWHEAAH from the coding sequence GTGCCTGAGCCGATCACCCCGCGCCTGCTCCTCCTCGACGGCCACTCGCTGGCCTACCGCGCGTTCTTCGCGCTGCCGGTCGAGAACTTCTCCACCACGACCGGACAGCACACCAACGCCGTCTACGGCTTCACCTCGATGCTCATCAACGTCCTGCGCGACGAGCAGCCCACCCACGTCGGGGTGGCCTTCGACGTCTCGCGCCAGACCTTCCGCCTCGCGGAGTACGCCGAGTACAAGGCCAAGCGCGCCAAGACGCCCTCGGAGTTCGGCAGCCAGCTGCCGCTCATCGAGGAGGTCCTCGCCGCCCTGCGGATCCCGTTCCTGAAGAAGGACGGCTACGAGGCCGACGACATCATCGCCACGCTCACCACCCAGGCGCTCGCCGAGGGCATGGAGGTGCTGATCCTCACCGGCGACCGCGACGCCCTCCAGCTGGTGACCGACCGCTCCACGGTGCTCTACCCGATGCGCGGCGTCTCCGACCTGGCCCGGATGACTCCGGCGGCCGTCGAGGCGAAGTACGGCGTGCCCCCGCAGCGCTACCCCGAGCTGGCCGCGATCGTGGGGGAGACCTCCGACAACCTCCCCGGTGTCCCCGGGGTCGGGCAGGGCTTCGCCGCGAAGTGGATCAACACCTACGACGGCCTCGACAACGTCATCACCCACGCCGACAAGATCACCGGCAAGAAGGGCGAGGCGCTGCGCGCCCACCTCGGCGACGTGATCCGCAACCGCCACCTCAACGCCCTGGTCCGCGACCTCGAGCTCGACCTCGGGCCGGCCGACCTCGCGCTGCGGCCGTGGGACCGCCACGAGGTGCACACGCTCTTCGACGGCCTGGAGTTCCGGGTGCTGCGCGACCGCCTCTTCGAGACGCTCAGCTCGGAGGAGGAGATCGACGAGGCCGGGTTCGAGGTCGCGATGAGCCGCCCGGGCGCCGGCGAGGTCGGTGCGTGGCTGGCCGAGCACGCCTCCTCCGGCGCGCGCGTCGGCGTGGAGGTCCAGGGCCGGTGGGGCGCCGGCACCGGCGACGTCGACTCGATCGCGCTCGCCACCCCCGACGGCGCGGCCTGGTTCGCGGTCGCCGACCTCGACACCGCCGACACCTCGGCCCTCGCCGGCTGGCTGGCCGACGCCGCGCAGCCCAAGGTCCTGCACGACGCGAAGGGGCCCATGCAGGCGCTCGCCGCGTTCGGGATGCCGCTGGCCGGGCTGGCCCGCGACACCGCGATCTCGGCGTACCTCGCCCGTCCCGACCAGCGCTCCTACGACCTGGCCGACCTGACCGTGCGCTACCTCAAGCGCGAGCTGCGCCAAGGCAGCGCCGACGAGGGCCAGCTCAGCCTCGACGGTCTCGACGACGGCTCGGCGGGCGAGCTGGAGATGCTGCGCGCGAGCGCTGTCCTCGACCTCGCCGCCGCCCTCGACGAGGACCTGGAGGAGCGCGGCGGCACCCGGCTGCTCGAGGACATCGAGCTGCCGCTGGTCCACCTGCTCGGCGCCATGGAGCGCACCGGCATCGCCGTGGACGCCGACCACCTCGAGGCGCTGCAGGAGCACTTCGGTGAGGAGGTCCGCCGCGCCGCGGACGAGGCGTACGCCGTGATCGGCAAGGAGATCAACCTCGGCTCGCCCAAGCAGCTGCAGGTGGTGCTGTTCGACGAGCTGGGGATGCCCAAGACCAAGCGCACCAAGACCGGCTACACCACCGACGCCGACGCGCTGCAGTCGCTCTACGTCAAGACCGAGCACCCGTTCCTGCTCCACCTGCTGCGCCACCGCGACGTCATCCGGCTGCGCCAGACCATCGAGGGACTGCTCAAGACCGTCGCCCCCGACGGGCGCATCCACACGACGTTCAACCAGACCATCGCCGCGACCGGCCGGCTCTCCAGCACCGAGCCCAACCTGCAGAACATCCCGGTGCGCACCGAGGAGGGCCGGCGCATCCGTGAGGGCTTCGTGGTCGGCGAGGGCTATGAGTCGCTGATGACGGCCGACTACAGCCAGATCGAGATGCGGATCATGGCCCACCTCTCCGGTGATGAGCTCCTGATCGAGGCGTTCCGCTCCGGGCAGGACTTCCACTCGATGACCGCCGCCCGGGTCTTCGGCGTCCCGGCCGACGAGGTCAGCCCCGAGCAGCGCGCCAAGATCAAGGCGATGAACTACGGCCTGGCCTACGGGCTGTCCGCGTTCGGGCTCAGCCAGCAGCTCGGGATCGAGCCGGCCGAGGCGCGCGGGCTGATGGAGGAGTACTTCCTCACCTTCGGTGGCATCCGCGACTACCTCGGCGGCGTGGTCGACGAGGCCCGGCGCACCGGGTTCACCGAGACCATCAAGGGCCGTCGCCGCTACCTGCCGGACCTGACCAGCGACAACCGCCAGCGCCGCGAGATGGCCGAGCGGATGGCGCTCAACGCGCCGATCCAGGGCTCGGCCGCCGACCTGATCAAGATCGCGATGCTCGAGGTCGACGCCGCGATCGCCGAGGCCGGGCTGCGCTCGCGGCTGCTGCTCCAGGTCCACGACGAGCTCGTGCTCGAGGTCGCGCCGGGGGAGTGCGAGGAGCTCGAGGCCCTGGTGCGCCGCCACATGGGCGCCGCGGCCGACCTCAGCGTGCCCCTCGACGTCTCGGTCGGCACCGGTCGCAGCTGGCACGAGGCCGCGCACTAG
- a CDS encoding lipopolysaccharide biosynthesis protein → MTTTQGTSTSGRAGGLRGLLRGTAGIAVAIVVMNVSTYAFQMVAARLLGPDQYGGVASLMAVLLVVAVLQLGLQATAARRISATPEHVGQIERVVLAVTYRAALGLGVLMLLVSPVIWHVLRLDTITPAILLAIAAVPLTVQGGQAGILQGERRWGALGALYLAMGLSRITIGSVCMLARPTEAGAMLGVALALFVPVVVGRLVLRRPREPGEHSAANSLRPVLAEATRSSVALLAFYVLSNTDIVVARNALDSHDAGLYASGLILAKVVLFLPQFVVVLAFPSMSTAGQRRLALLRSLGLMIVLAVCAVLGAVLLSGVAMVFVGGEKYADVEGRLWAFAVLGSLMAMLQLLVYSVLARQGTRSAYLIWLAVAVLVVLSLRADSLDSLIVTVISVDAVLLVALLSLSLWRMSRVGGEDERPAEAPAPSP, encoded by the coding sequence ATGACGACGACCCAGGGCACGAGCACGTCGGGGCGCGCGGGCGGCCTGCGCGGGCTGCTGCGCGGGACGGCGGGCATCGCCGTCGCGATCGTGGTCATGAACGTCTCGACCTATGCCTTCCAGATGGTCGCGGCGCGTCTGCTGGGCCCCGACCAGTACGGCGGGGTCGCCAGCCTGATGGCCGTGCTCCTCGTGGTGGCGGTCCTCCAGCTGGGGCTCCAGGCCACGGCGGCACGTCGGATCTCCGCAACGCCTGAGCACGTGGGCCAGATCGAGCGCGTGGTGCTGGCGGTGACCTACCGTGCGGCGCTGGGGCTCGGGGTGCTGATGCTGCTGGTGTCGCCGGTGATCTGGCACGTGCTGCGCCTGGACACCATCACCCCGGCGATCCTGCTCGCGATCGCCGCCGTACCGCTGACCGTCCAGGGCGGACAGGCCGGGATCCTGCAGGGCGAGCGCCGCTGGGGCGCGCTCGGCGCCCTCTACCTCGCCATGGGCCTGAGCCGGATCACGATCGGCTCGGTCTGCATGCTGGCCCGCCCGACCGAGGCCGGTGCGATGCTCGGCGTCGCGCTCGCCCTGTTCGTCCCCGTGGTCGTGGGCCGGCTCGTGCTGCGCCGGCCCCGCGAACCCGGCGAGCACTCCGCCGCCAACAGCCTGCGCCCCGTGCTGGCCGAGGCCACGCGCAGCTCGGTGGCGCTGCTGGCCTTCTACGTGCTGTCCAACACCGACATCGTGGTGGCCCGCAACGCCCTGGACTCCCACGACGCCGGTCTCTACGCCAGTGGCCTGATCCTGGCCAAGGTCGTGCTCTTCCTGCCGCAGTTCGTGGTCGTGCTCGCGTTCCCGTCGATGTCGACCGCCGGGCAGCGCCGACTCGCCCTGCTGCGCAGCCTCGGCCTGATGATCGTCCTGGCGGTCTGCGCGGTGCTCGGTGCCGTGCTGCTCTCCGGCGTGGCGATGGTCTTCGTGGGCGGGGAGAAGTACGCCGACGTGGAGGGCCGCCTCTGGGCGTTCGCCGTGCTGGGCTCGCTGATGGCGATGCTGCAGCTGCTGGTCTACTCGGTGCTCGCGCGCCAGGGCACCCGCTCGGCGTACCTCATCTGGCTGGCCGTCGCCGTGCTGGTCGTGCTCTCCCTGCGCGCGGACAGCCTCGACAGCCTGATCGTGACAGTGATCAGCGTCGACGCGGTGCTGCTGGTGGCGCTGCTCTCGCTGAGCCTGTGGCGGATGAGCCGCGTCGGCGGCGAGGACGAGCGCCCCGCCGAGGCGCCCGCCCCCTCGCCCTAG
- a CDS encoding alpha-(1->3)-arabinofuranosyltransferase domain-containing protein has product MLASLVFLVFMEKFGRTTTDTRLDLTDAPGTFLRDALSLWNPRVSMGELQNQAYGYLFPQGLFFWAGELAQVPGWVVERTWSALLLVVAAEGVRRLALAMSLGPWAAMVAGLAYALTPRHVTEIGVRSAEILAGAVLPWALLPIVLVILGRIRPWQAAVLSPAAYLFAGGVNGTVTFYPTILLGIVVLWAWATRRVRWTFVLGWGSVMVLANLWWAVSLLRLGVYSPPFYDFVEAASTTTDTAGMASALRGTSNWVPYVVINRQAWWPSGWDLLTDPVLVVATGFLALAGLLGLVRMNHAFRTPLLISVVVGLVAITVSHDGLLSPPFAGMVRDLLDGSLAPLRNVAKADPILRVPLALGLGALLAEVIAVLLRPGRGARRRRRLHAARRVSAGVLAAAMAGSLAAAAWPVVNGNTRTPGWTEFPSYWQEALAHLDEDDRDGVVWVVPGSGFGIQDWGWTMEEPIQVTGTSRWVTRSQVPLTPAATIRMLSRLEGYLTTGSGSPFLRDMLGRIGVDRILLRHDLDQSVAQSSPSSVVSQALARSPGIERVALFGSLDFGPAIEVFEVRGDESADRVRIRDTADAVTVASSVEDVIDAVGAGLVTGRQAAVVAGQPGWDRRVDVQGDALRLRERAFGRVNDAESNVMTPEEPYRGERVVPNYPVPDGAEPVVARYSGIAGVRSSSSTAYVDTLGVVRPETAPWAVLDGNPDTYWLSQPYVGSEGQWVEVELERPRRVGRVVLRHPVTPIGIRHPERWKVTAGDVERIVTPDPLTGVGRVDFGEHRASSVRVTALDTPDATASIGLAELEIGGLRAERTMVVPPVDLDARADFVFGTQPETRTCFTTLLGPDCDVYRARPSEEATGIDRTLTVRKAGEWRLGATAIAASGPASANLLTPFLGVQVAASSFLGSDPAVSPRMVHDGEPTTSWISDPRDPRPELRLDLGRERRVDTLDISSSGELVTRPRRAVLVGDDGERRTVDLGSSIRVARGFAPMRTSTLRIIFERAEGAVRPIGISELSLGDVPVTVPMDGSTVTGAACGFGPTLVVDGESYPTRVRGAMGAVYGNGLLAVEPCGKRQRIRLDAGTHRVELRSSAQFQPIQMRLEAVEETAEPRASRKVEMLSAERTEMAMRVSDGEEAILSLPQSTNIGWVARAGDRVLDPIEVDGWAQGWIVPADVSGDITVTFDPQDSYFRNLVLGLGVAAAVLLAGMVALVQVLRRRREPGAAPETEPELPGSERPVASWYAASAVLAVGLIAFVLGPLVAAGAALGVLLRRRTVAFEVLGLVLIGAGLVVAVAASTGSSPGTPPAADLLTGAGAGVVLAGALAGTRPAYHRGRRRATARPVAQR; this is encoded by the coding sequence GTGCTCGCCAGCCTCGTCTTCCTGGTCTTCATGGAGAAGTTCGGGCGCACCACCACCGACACCCGACTGGATCTCACCGACGCTCCGGGCACGTTCCTGCGTGACGCGCTGAGCCTGTGGAACCCGCGGGTCTCCATGGGCGAGCTGCAGAACCAGGCCTACGGCTACCTCTTCCCCCAGGGGCTCTTCTTCTGGGCCGGCGAGCTCGCCCAGGTGCCGGGCTGGGTGGTCGAGCGGACCTGGTCGGCGCTCCTGCTGGTGGTCGCCGCCGAGGGCGTGCGGCGCCTCGCGCTGGCCATGAGCCTCGGTCCGTGGGCCGCGATGGTGGCCGGCCTGGCCTATGCCCTCACCCCGCGCCACGTCACCGAGATCGGCGTGCGCAGCGCGGAGATCCTCGCCGGTGCCGTGCTGCCCTGGGCGCTGCTGCCGATCGTGCTGGTGATCCTCGGCAGGATCCGACCCTGGCAGGCCGCGGTCCTCTCGCCGGCGGCCTACCTCTTCGCAGGCGGCGTGAACGGCACGGTGACGTTCTATCCGACGATCCTGCTGGGCATCGTCGTGCTCTGGGCGTGGGCGACACGGCGGGTGCGCTGGACCTTCGTGCTCGGCTGGGGATCGGTGATGGTCCTGGCCAACCTGTGGTGGGCGGTCTCCCTGCTCCGGCTGGGCGTCTACAGCCCGCCGTTCTATGACTTCGTCGAGGCCGCGAGCACCACCACCGACACCGCCGGCATGGCCTCTGCGCTGCGCGGCACCAGCAACTGGGTGCCCTACGTCGTGATCAACCGGCAGGCGTGGTGGCCATCCGGCTGGGACCTGCTCACCGACCCGGTCCTGGTGGTCGCCACCGGCTTCCTGGCCCTGGCCGGGCTGCTGGGCCTGGTGCGGATGAACCACGCCTTCCGGACCCCCCTGCTCATCAGCGTCGTGGTCGGTCTCGTCGCCATCACGGTCTCCCACGACGGGCTGCTCTCCCCGCCTTTCGCCGGCATGGTCCGCGACCTCCTGGACGGCTCGCTGGCGCCGCTGCGCAACGTCGCGAAGGCCGACCCGATCCTGCGGGTGCCGCTGGCCCTGGGCCTCGGTGCGCTGTTGGCCGAGGTCATCGCGGTCCTGCTCCGCCCGGGTCGGGGGGCGCGGCGTCGCCGCCGGCTGCACGCGGCGCGCCGGGTGAGCGCCGGCGTCCTCGCAGCGGCCATGGCCGGCTCGCTGGCCGCCGCGGCCTGGCCGGTGGTCAACGGCAACACCCGCACCCCGGGCTGGACCGAGTTCCCGTCGTACTGGCAGGAGGCGCTCGCGCACCTCGACGAGGACGACCGCGACGGCGTGGTCTGGGTGGTCCCCGGCTCCGGGTTCGGCATCCAGGACTGGGGCTGGACGATGGAGGAGCCCATCCAGGTGACCGGCACCAGCCGCTGGGTCACCCGGTCACAGGTCCCGCTGACCCCGGCGGCGACGATCCGGATGCTGTCGCGCCTGGAGGGCTACCTGACCACGGGCAGCGGGTCGCCGTTCCTGCGCGACATGCTGGGCCGGATCGGTGTCGACCGGATCCTGCTGCGCCACGACCTCGACCAGAGCGTCGCGCAGTCCTCACCCTCCAGCGTGGTGTCCCAGGCGCTGGCGCGCTCGCCGGGGATCGAGCGGGTGGCGCTCTTCGGCTCCCTCGACTTCGGCCCGGCGATCGAGGTCTTCGAGGTGCGGGGCGATGAGTCCGCCGACCGGGTACGCATCCGCGACACCGCCGACGCGGTCACGGTCGCCAGCTCCGTCGAGGACGTGATCGACGCCGTCGGCGCAGGCCTCGTCACCGGTCGACAGGCCGCTGTCGTCGCCGGACAGCCCGGCTGGGACCGTCGCGTCGACGTCCAGGGCGATGCGCTGCGCCTGCGGGAACGGGCCTTCGGCCGGGTCAACGACGCCGAGAGCAACGTGATGACGCCCGAGGAGCCCTACCGCGGCGAGCGGGTCGTGCCGAACTACCCGGTCCCGGACGGCGCCGAGCCGGTGGTCGCGCGGTACTCCGGGATCGCGGGCGTCCGCTCGTCCTCCTCGACCGCCTACGTCGACACGCTCGGCGTCGTACGTCCGGAGACCGCGCCGTGGGCGGTCCTCGACGGCAACCCCGACACCTATTGGCTGAGTCAGCCGTACGTCGGCTCCGAGGGGCAGTGGGTCGAGGTCGAGCTCGAGCGCCCGCGCCGGGTCGGCCGGGTCGTGCTGCGCCACCCGGTGACCCCGATCGGCATCAGGCACCCCGAGCGCTGGAAGGTGACAGCGGGTGACGTCGAACGGATCGTGACCCCGGACCCCCTGACCGGCGTCGGGCGGGTGGACTTCGGCGAGCACCGCGCCTCGAGCGTGCGGGTGACGGCGCTCGACACCCCGGACGCCACGGCGTCGATCGGCCTCGCCGAGCTGGAGATCGGCGGCCTGCGCGCCGAGCGCACGATGGTCGTGCCGCCGGTGGACCTCGACGCGCGGGCGGACTTCGTGTTCGGGACCCAGCCGGAGACCCGCACCTGCTTCACCACGCTGCTCGGCCCGGACTGCGACGTCTACCGGGCCCGGCCGAGCGAGGAGGCCACCGGCATCGACCGGACCCTCACCGTCCGCAAGGCCGGCGAGTGGCGCCTGGGCGCGACCGCCATCGCCGCGTCCGGGCCGGCGAGCGCGAACCTCCTGACCCCGTTCCTGGGCGTGCAGGTCGCGGCCAGCTCCTTCCTGGGGTCGGACCCGGCGGTGTCCCCGCGGATGGTGCACGACGGCGAGCCGACCACGTCGTGGATCTCCGACCCCCGCGACCCGCGGCCGGAGCTGCGTCTGGATCTCGGTCGTGAGCGGCGTGTCGACACCCTCGACATCTCCAGCTCGGGCGAGCTCGTCACCCGGCCCCGCCGTGCCGTGCTGGTGGGGGACGACGGCGAACGCCGCACGGTCGACCTCGGCTCCAGCATCCGGGTGGCGCGCGGCTTCGCGCCCATGCGCACCTCGACGCTCAGGATCATCTTCGAGCGCGCGGAGGGCGCGGTGCGGCCGATCGGCATCTCCGAGCTCTCCCTCGGGGACGTCCCGGTGACGGTGCCGATGGACGGCAGCACCGTCACCGGCGCCGCCTGTGGATTCGGTCCGACGCTGGTGGTCGACGGCGAGAGCTACCCGACCCGCGTGCGGGGCGCCATGGGAGCGGTGTACGGCAACGGGCTGCTCGCCGTCGAGCCCTGCGGGAAGCGCCAGCGGATCCGCCTCGACGCGGGGACCCACCGCGTCGAGCTGCGCTCCTCCGCGCAGTTCCAGCCGATCCAGATGCGGCTGGAGGCTGTCGAGGAGACCGCTGAGCCGCGGGCCTCCCGCAAGGTCGAGATGCTGTCCGCCGAGCGCACCGAGATGGCGATGCGGGTGAGCGACGGCGAGGAGGCGATCCTGTCGCTGCCGCAGAGCACGAACATCGGCTGGGTGGCCCGCGCCGGTGACCGGGTGCTCGATCCGATCGAGGTGGACGGCTGGGCGCAGGGCTGGATCGTCCCTGCGGACGTGTCCGGCGACATCACCGTGACCTTCGATCCCCAGGACTCCTACTTCCGCAACCTCGTGCTCGGTCTCGGCGTGGCCGCCGCAGTGCTCCTCGCCGGGATGGTCGCGCTGGTGCAGGTGCTCCGGCGCCGCCGCGAGCCCGGTGCCGCACCGGAGACCGAGCCCGAGCTCCCGGGCTCGGAGCGGCCCGTCGCCTCGTGGTACGCCGCCTCCGCCGTGCTGGCGGTGGGCCTCATCGCGTTCGTGCTCGGACCCCTCGTCGCGGCGGGCGCGGCGCTCGGCGTCCTCCTGCGGCGCCGCACCGTGGCGTTCGAGGTGCTCGGGCTGGTCCTGATCGGCGCCGGGCTCGTCGTGGCGGTCGCCGCGAGCACGGGGAGCTCGCCGGGGACACCTCCCGCGGCCGACCTGCTGACCGGCGCCGGCGCCGGGGTCGTCCTCGCCGGTGCGCTCGCCGGCACCAGGCCGGCGTACCACCGCGGTCGGCGCCGGGCGACGGCGCGGCCCGTGGCCCAGCGGTGA
- a CDS encoding dolichyl-phosphate beta-glucosyltransferase, with the protein MLQLVIPAFNEEARLPRTLRELTRYATANRAVLGGIEVVVVDNASTDATSRVARDADCPALPVRVVHCADPGKGAAVRAGMAVTTADVVGFMDADGATRLDALDEGWRRILLGADIAIGSRAVPGSDTAVRHSRLRERGARAYRSCTARLVPGIVDTQCGFKLLRGDLARDVFSVLRTPGFSFDVELLARARRLGAVIDEFPVVWADVPGSTFDPVRHGAGSFVDLGRIAWQMRAARPATATVQVIAPRAVPSAVPPAAAGAEF; encoded by the coding sequence ATGCTCCAGCTGGTGATACCGGCTTTCAACGAGGAGGCCCGGCTTCCGCGCACCCTGCGTGAGCTCACGCGCTACGCCACGGCCAACCGCGCGGTCCTCGGCGGCATCGAGGTCGTCGTGGTCGACAACGCGAGCACCGACGCCACCTCCCGCGTCGCCCGCGACGCCGACTGTCCTGCGCTGCCGGTCCGAGTGGTGCACTGCGCCGATCCCGGCAAGGGCGCCGCGGTCCGCGCCGGCATGGCGGTGACCACCGCCGACGTCGTCGGGTTCATGGACGCCGACGGCGCGACCCGTCTGGACGCGTTGGACGAGGGCTGGCGGCGCATCCTCCTGGGCGCGGACATCGCGATCGGCTCCCGGGCCGTGCCCGGCAGCGACACGGCCGTGCGACACAGCCGGCTGCGCGAGCGCGGGGCCCGCGCGTACCGCTCCTGCACCGCACGCCTCGTCCCGGGCATCGTCGACACCCAGTGCGGGTTCAAGCTGCTGCGCGGGGACCTGGCCCGCGATGTCTTCAGCGTCCTGCGCACGCCCGGTTTCTCCTTCGACGTCGAGCTGCTCGCCCGCGCGCGTCGTCTCGGCGCTGTCATCGACGAGTTCCCCGTCGTCTGGGCCGACGTCCCCGGATCGACCTTCGACCCGGTGCGTCACGGAGCAGGGTCCTTCGTCGACCTCGGTCGCATCGCCTGGCAGATGCGGGCGGCCCGCCCCGCGACCGCCACCGTCCAGGTGATCGCGCCGCGCGCTGTGCCCTCCGCCGTACCGCCGGCCGCGGCCGGCGCCGAGTTCTGA
- a CDS encoding glycosyltransferase family 4 protein: MPATPHPPVPPPGGLRGHHAVVVNWRDLGHSLAGGSERYAWEFARALAEAGARVEFVTARERGQARREVCDGIRVQRGGGAFTFYLHAALALLRRRRTLSVVIDPECGIPAFSPLFVRRDTVVVMPVHHVHQEQFATYFPAPLAAVGQWLERVLMPRVYRRRRTLAVSESTRAEMVRQLGWRGEIDILANGAQVPDPALVSARDKDPDRVVVLGRLVPHKRVDLVLRVVRELAIERPGLHLDVCGKGPDLERLIGLAHELGIADRVRFHGFVAEETKREVLRRAALHVCASDIEGWGQVVIEAAGWGVPTVARDVPGLRDSIRDGHTGWLVPDEPDLDLVAARLADRVRSALKGLEQPEERAVTIRECQEWAGRFSWTRMHREALAVVHQELRRVGRG, translated from the coding sequence ATGCCCGCGACCCCGCACCCGCCCGTCCCGCCTCCGGGAGGCCTGCGCGGCCACCACGCGGTCGTGGTCAACTGGCGCGACCTCGGGCACTCCCTGGCCGGAGGCTCCGAGCGCTACGCCTGGGAGTTCGCCCGCGCGCTCGCCGAGGCCGGGGCGCGCGTCGAGTTCGTGACCGCTCGCGAGCGTGGGCAGGCGCGACGCGAGGTGTGCGACGGCATCCGGGTCCAGCGAGGCGGGGGAGCCTTCACGTTCTACCTCCACGCCGCGCTCGCCCTGCTGCGGCGGCGGCGCACGTTGTCGGTGGTGATCGATCCCGAGTGCGGCATCCCGGCCTTCTCCCCGTTGTTCGTACGCCGCGACACCGTGGTGGTGATGCCTGTGCACCACGTGCACCAGGAGCAGTTCGCGACGTACTTCCCCGCGCCGCTGGCCGCCGTCGGGCAGTGGCTCGAGCGGGTCCTCATGCCTCGGGTGTACCGGCGCCGCCGCACCCTCGCGGTGTCGGAGTCGACGCGTGCGGAGATGGTGCGTCAGCTCGGCTGGCGCGGCGAGATCGATATCCTCGCCAACGGCGCGCAGGTGCCGGACCCGGCGCTGGTGAGCGCACGCGACAAGGACCCCGACCGGGTGGTCGTGCTCGGCCGTCTGGTCCCGCACAAGCGGGTGGACCTGGTGCTGCGCGTCGTGCGCGAGCTCGCGATCGAGCGTCCCGGACTGCACCTCGACGTCTGTGGCAAGGGCCCGGACCTCGAGCGGCTGATCGGCCTGGCCCACGAGCTCGGCATCGCCGACCGGGTCCGCTTCCACGGGTTCGTCGCCGAGGAGACCAAGCGGGAGGTGCTGCGCCGCGCCGCGCTCCACGTGTGTGCCTCCGACATCGAGGGGTGGGGCCAGGTGGTGATCGAGGCGGCCGGCTGGGGGGTGCCGACCGTCGCTCGCGACGTGCCGGGGCTGCGCGACTCGATCCGGGACGGCCACACCGGCTGGCTGGTGCCGGACGAGCCCGACCTCGACCTGGTCGCGGCCCGTCTCGCCGACCGGGTGCGCTCCGCGCTGAAGGGTCTGGAGCAGCCCGAGGAGCGAGCGGTCACCATCCGCGAGTGCCAGGAGTGGGCCGGGCGCTTCAGCTGGACGCGCATGCACCGCGAGGCGCTCGCCGTCGTCCACCAGGAGCTGCGACGGGTGGGGCGCGGCTGA